The following coding sequences lie in one bacterium genomic window:
- the rpe gene encoding ribulose-phosphate 3-epimerase codes for MKKKIKISPSLMCADLSQLGEEVKKLEEAGADSFHFDIMDNKFVPNITFGPDIVESLREKTFLPFEIHMMVYQPENLIEKFIKAGGNIIIVHYEAVLYPYRILNELKNKNIKTGIAINPKTPVCCIEELIKEIDTVLVMCVEPGFAGGNFIPSSIKKIKEIKNIAEKVNSDLSIEVDGGVNEKTIPLLIKEGADIFVLGSTSIFREERDYKKRIKDIRKLIEKYL; via the coding sequence ATGAAAAAGAAAATTAAAATTTCACCGTCCTTAATGTGTGCGGATTTATCACAACTTGGTGAAGAAGTGAAAAAACTTGAAGAAGCAGGTGCAGATTCGTTTCATTTTGATATTATGGATAATAAATTTGTACCAAATATCACATTTGGTCCTGATATAGTAGAATCATTGAGAGAAAAAACATTTTTACCTTTTGAAATTCATATGATGGTTTATCAACCGGAAAATTTGATTGAAAAATTTATAAAAGCAGGTGGCAATATTATAATAGTCCATTATGAAGCAGTACTTTATCCTTATAGAATTTTAAATGAGTTAAAAAATAAAAATATAAAAACAGGCATTGCGATAAACCCTAAAACCCCTGTATGCTGTATTGAAGAACTTATTAAAGAAATTGATACAGTTCTTGTTATGTGTGTGGAACCTGGATTTGCAGGTGGAAATTTCATTCCTTCATCAATTAAAAAAATAAAGGAAATTAAAAATATTGCAGAAAAAGTTAATTCTGATTTATCCATTGAGGTAGATGGTGGAGTCAATGAAAAAACTATTCCCTTATTAATTAAAGAAGGAGCAGATATATTTGTTTTAGGTTCAACAAGTATATTTAGAGAAGAAAGAGATTATAAAAAAAGAATTAAAGATATCAGAAAGTTAATAGAAAAATACTTATGA
- a CDS encoding prepilin-type N-terminal cleavage/methylation domain-containing protein, translating into MKNKKIGFTLIELLVVIAIIAILAGMLLPALSKAREKARQATCMNNLKQLYVALEMYANDNEEFYPFCQGRCFWGTGNISPPPNLGYPGWTEQLYSYVKNKNIYRCPTYPVKNDQFTYFLSARAAYIDAGNQRAATNRKKIRYPSAFVLAGDNEYKNFEVNDNDKDDYSQNCLSWEETEDHWAPYHLGGLNVLFADGHVSWIREYDPQKITFRYYDFSNW; encoded by the coding sequence ATGAAAAATAAAAAAATAGGCTTCACATTGATAGAACTTCTTGTGGTAATTGCAATTATAGCAATTCTTGCTGGTATGCTTTTACCTGCATTAAGTAAAGCAAGAGAAAAAGCAAGACAAGCCACCTGCATGAATAATTTAAAACAGTTATATGTTGCTCTTGAGATGTATGCTAATGATAATGAAGAGTTTTATCCTTTCTGTCAAGGGAGATGTTTCTGGGGAACAGGAAATATCAGTCCACCACCAAATCTTGGATATCCTGGCTGGACAGAACAACTCTATTCTTATGTAAAAAATAAAAATATTTACAGATGTCCTACCTATCCTGTTAAAAATGACCAATTTACTTATTTTTTAAGTGCAAGAGCAGCATATATTGATGCAGGAAATCAGAGAGCGGCAACAAACAGAAAAAAAATAAGATATCCGAGTGCTTTTGTTCTTGCAGGAGATAATGAGTATAAAAATTTTGAAGTGAATGACAATGATAAGGATGACTATTCTCAGAATTGTTTGAGTTGGGAAGAAACAGAAGACCACTGGGCACCATACCATCTTGGTGGATTAAATGTATTGTTTGCTGATGGACATGTCTCATGGATTAGGGAATATGACCCCCAAAAAATAACTTTCAGATATTATGATTTTTCAAATTGGTAA
- the rbsK gene encoding ribokinase, whose product MKRTPVITVIGSSNIDLVVKTSHYPSPGETVFGKQFFMCPGGKGANQAVVASRLGAKVNFISCIGNDFFGDVIIKNLKKENIKTESIIRDPGSPSGIALIIIDKKGENSIVVNPGANYKLGKKDIEKHKKLIFSSDILLLQLEIPIDTVEYAVKLAKKKNIPVILNPAPAKKIPDSLLKNIDILTPNKIELEKLTGENLNSINSIKKASYKLLHKGIKTVIVTLGERGVFLVTKTLSEIVPSKKVKAVDTTGAGDAFNGALAFAIAEGKDLTQAVYFANIVAALTVTKIGAQSSPGKEEVEKFLKNP is encoded by the coding sequence ATGAAAAGGACTCCTGTAATTACTGTTATTGGTTCTTCAAATATTGATCTGGTGGTCAAAACTTCGCATTATCCATCTCCTGGAGAAACTGTTTTTGGAAAGCAATTTTTTATGTGTCCTGGTGGAAAAGGTGCAAATCAGGCAGTTGTGGCTTCAAGATTGGGTGCAAAGGTAAATTTTATATCCTGTATTGGAAATGACTTTTTTGGAGATGTAATTATAAAAAATTTAAAGAAAGAGAATATAAAAACGGAATCTATTATTCGTGACCCTGGAAGTCCATCAGGTATTGCATTAATTATTATTGATAAAAAAGGTGAAAATTCAATAGTAGTAAATCCTGGAGCAAATTACAAATTAGGGAAAAAGGATATTGAAAAACATAAAAAACTTATATTTTCTTCAGATATCCTTCTTCTTCAACTGGAAATACCAATTGATACTGTAGAATATGCTGTAAAACTTGCCAAAAAGAAAAATATCCCTGTTATTCTCAATCCAGCACCAGCGAAAAAAATCCCTGATAGTTTACTTAAAAATATTGATATTCTTACACCAAATAAAATTGAACTTGAAAAGTTAACAGGCGAAAATTTAAATTCAATCAATTCAATAAAAAAAGCATCTTATAAATTACTACACAAAGGGATAAAGACAGTTATAGTTACTCTTGGAGAAAGAGGAGTATTTTTAGTTACAAAAACTTTAAGTGAAATTGTACCTTCAAAAAAAGTAAAGGCAGTTGATACAACAGGTGCTGGAGATGCTTTCAATGGTGCACTCGCATTTGCTATTGCAGAAGGGAAAGATTTGACACAAGCAGTTTATTTTGCTAATATTGTTGCTGCTTTGACAGTCACAAAAATAGGTGCCCAATCATCTCCAGGAAAAGAAGAAGTTGAAAAATTTCTGAAGAACCCTTAA